A window from Cryobacterium sp. PAMC25264 encodes these proteins:
- a CDS encoding ATP-dependent helicase, whose product MSDPLTPTAESLLTGLDEQQRIAAEALIGPVCMLAGAGTGKTRAITHRIAYGVMSGAYSPTRVMALTFTARSAAELRGRLRQLGAGGVAARTFHAAALSQLNYFWPHVVGGQAPRILEGKGRLLGHVAEVLKLKLDTATLRDLAGEIEWRKTSGLSLEQYATAGRALPGRLDIDQALDMQAGYERLKDDRKQIDFEDVLLAMAGMIEAEPSVALQVREQYRFFVVDEFQDVSPLQYDLLKLWLGDRRDLCVVGDASQTIYSFAGARSDYLLDFPKHYEDATVVRLEQNYRSTAAIVATANQLMRGRPGALSLHAAVAETGVEPAVREYPNDMAEARGVAQSIAELVAAGTAPENIAVLYRVNVQAALLETALGDVGVSYQIRGSKRFFDLPEVKQAVMSLRAASVSIMGEPLFKSVSDVLRGLGWSQTAPETRGAVRDRWEALNAIMGLVDQAAPGTSFRQFTDELMERQAGQHEPTVAAVTLATLHSAKGLEWNAVFVVGLSEGLVPISYAGTFEQVDEERRLLYVGVTRARKRLSLSWSAAGSQQRSPRERSRFLAEIGIRTARAAGARGA is encoded by the coding sequence GTGTCTGACCCGTTGACCCCTACCGCCGAGTCTCTGCTCACCGGGCTCGACGAGCAGCAGCGCATCGCGGCTGAGGCCCTGATCGGCCCGGTCTGCATGCTCGCCGGTGCCGGAACCGGCAAGACCCGCGCCATCACGCACCGCATCGCCTACGGCGTGATGAGCGGCGCCTATTCACCCACCCGGGTGATGGCGCTCACCTTCACCGCCCGCTCCGCGGCGGAGCTGCGCGGCCGGCTGCGGCAACTCGGCGCCGGCGGTGTCGCCGCGCGCACCTTCCACGCGGCAGCGCTCTCGCAACTCAACTATTTCTGGCCGCACGTCGTGGGCGGGCAGGCGCCACGCATCCTCGAGGGAAAGGGCCGGTTGCTCGGCCACGTGGCCGAGGTGCTCAAGCTCAAGCTGGACACCGCCACCCTGCGTGACCTGGCCGGCGAGATCGAGTGGCGCAAGACCTCCGGGCTGAGCCTGGAGCAGTACGCCACGGCCGGACGGGCGCTGCCGGGCCGGCTGGACATCGACCAGGCCCTGGACATGCAGGCAGGCTACGAGCGGCTCAAGGACGACCGCAAGCAGATCGACTTCGAGGACGTGCTGCTGGCCATGGCCGGCATGATCGAGGCCGAACCGTCGGTGGCCTTGCAGGTGCGAGAGCAGTACCGCTTCTTCGTCGTCGACGAGTTCCAGGACGTGTCGCCGCTTCAGTACGACCTGCTCAAGCTCTGGCTCGGCGACCGGCGCGACCTCTGTGTCGTCGGCGATGCCAGCCAGACCATCTACTCGTTCGCGGGCGCCCGCAGCGACTACCTGCTCGACTTCCCCAAGCACTACGAGGATGCCACCGTGGTGCGCCTCGAGCAGAACTACCGGTCTACAGCGGCCATCGTCGCCACCGCCAACCAGCTCATGCGCGGCCGGCCCGGAGCGCTGTCCCTGCACGCCGCCGTCGCCGAGACCGGGGTTGAGCCCGCGGTGCGTGAGTACCCCAATGACATGGCCGAGGCCAGGGGTGTGGCGCAGAGCATCGCCGAACTGGTGGCCGCCGGCACCGCCCCCGAGAACATCGCCGTGCTGTACCGGGTCAATGTGCAGGCCGCGCTGCTCGAGACGGCGCTGGGCGATGTGGGCGTGAGCTACCAGATCCGCGGATCGAAGCGGTTCTTCGACCTGCCAGAGGTGAAGCAGGCGGTGATGTCGCTGCGCGCGGCATCCGTCTCGATCATGGGCGAGCCCCTGTTCAAATCGGTCAGTGACGTGCTGCGCGGTCTGGGCTGGAGCCAGACGGCGCCGGAGACCCGTGGTGCCGTGCGGGACCGGTGGGAGGCGCTGAACGCGATCATGGGGCTCGTCGACCAGGCGGCTCCCGGCACCTCGTTCCGCCAGTTCACCGACGAACTCATGGAACGCCAGGCCGGGCAGCACGAACCCACCGTCGCGGCCGTGACCCTGGCGACCCTGCACTCCGCCAAGGGCCTGGAGTGGAACGCGGTCTTCGTTGTGGGGCTGAGCGAGGGGCTCGTGCCGATCAGCTACGCGGGCACGTTCGAGCAGGTCGATGAGGAACGCCGCCTGCTGTACGTGGGCGTCACCCGAGCGCGCAAGCGGCTGTCGCTCAGTTGGTCCGCGGCCGGAAGCCAGCAGCGTTCCCCGCGAGAACGATCACGTTTTCTGGCAGAAATCGGCATCCGCACCGCACGTGCGGCCGGTGCGCGCGGCGCCTGA
- a CDS encoding DUF2207 domain-containing protein, which translates to MRRPARRLLSIVLAATALTGAVGLTGLTGITAAAADSSGAAAAQSTAGPVSVLPAAQLWPTGVEDFSFVSMHADYQLGRDAAGHSTLATTETFVARFPDTDQNRGIRREIPTHYQGQPTGLTIDSITDETGQQRDTATETISDDTGAEFVSVTIAADDFVHGEQTYVINYHQTYVTLSPDDTADQEFYWEVNGTGWAQPFGAVSATVHVAPDLVPHLTGQAACYQGGSASGTECDALDSVAAGDGWVVDAEARDLAVHEGLTVAVGFEAATFVPRDDSFTANAFPTVALLAALVALITAGIAVLLRSTRWRNQPGRPTIIAEYLPPAGANLLQSGDVLGARASGKAMTAQFLQFAVRGNLRVLEGDGKNHYLLELRSREGLDATERTVLDALFPSNRKIGSVRDLKKKSTTLGTALQKVRRTARKRMLTDGLREKKGGAARRWLIALAIVAGVVAVVASIITFATEVAGAWPFLLLVGGLAATIVTLAVIGDVRPLTASGAELRDYLKGVTVYISLAEADRLRVLQSPVGALRTPYRPDGAGAVTTEPVQVLKLYERLLPYAVLTGEEKQWSKVLGDYYDGTREQPDWYVGTAPFNAAYFATGVTAFASSTSSAWSGSASSSSSSGAGGGGSVGGGGGGGGGGGV; encoded by the coding sequence ATGCGCAGACCTGCACGTCGCCTTCTCAGCATTGTTCTCGCCGCGACCGCTCTCACTGGAGCCGTGGGGCTGACCGGACTGACCGGCATCACCGCAGCCGCCGCTGACTCCTCTGGCGCTGCCGCGGCTCAGAGCACCGCCGGCCCCGTTTCGGTGCTACCCGCCGCGCAGTTGTGGCCGACTGGCGTCGAGGACTTCAGCTTCGTCTCGATGCACGCCGACTACCAGCTCGGCCGCGACGCCGCCGGCCACTCCACCCTGGCCACTACCGAGACTTTCGTTGCCCGGTTCCCCGACACCGACCAGAACCGCGGCATCCGGCGGGAGATCCCCACCCACTATCAGGGCCAGCCCACCGGACTGACCATCGACAGCATTACCGACGAGACCGGCCAGCAGCGCGACACCGCCACGGAGACCATCTCCGACGACACCGGGGCCGAATTCGTCAGCGTCACCATCGCTGCCGACGACTTCGTGCACGGCGAGCAGACCTACGTGATCAACTATCACCAGACCTACGTCACCCTCTCTCCCGATGACACCGCCGACCAAGAGTTCTACTGGGAGGTCAACGGCACCGGCTGGGCCCAGCCGTTCGGGGCGGTCTCGGCCACAGTGCACGTGGCGCCGGACCTGGTGCCTCACCTCACCGGTCAGGCGGCCTGCTACCAGGGCGGATCGGCATCCGGCACCGAGTGCGATGCCCTCGACAGCGTCGCCGCGGGCGACGGGTGGGTCGTCGACGCGGAGGCGCGTGACCTGGCCGTGCATGAGGGACTCACCGTGGCCGTGGGGTTCGAGGCGGCAACCTTCGTTCCCCGCGACGACTCTTTCACGGCGAACGCCTTTCCCACGGTGGCCCTCCTCGCCGCCCTGGTCGCGCTCATCACCGCGGGGATCGCGGTGCTCCTGCGCTCGACCCGGTGGCGCAACCAGCCCGGCCGGCCCACCATCATCGCCGAGTACCTGCCGCCTGCCGGGGCGAACCTGCTGCAGTCCGGGGACGTCCTCGGCGCCCGCGCTTCAGGCAAGGCCATGACCGCCCAGTTCCTGCAGTTCGCCGTGCGCGGCAACCTGCGGGTGCTCGAGGGTGACGGCAAGAACCACTACCTGCTCGAGCTGCGCAGCCGGGAGGGTCTCGACGCCACCGAGCGCACGGTGCTCGACGCCTTGTTCCCGTCGAACCGCAAGATCGGGTCTGTACGCGACCTGAAGAAAAAAAGCACCACGCTGGGCACCGCCCTGCAGAAGGTGCGGCGAACGGCACGCAAACGGATGCTCACCGATGGTCTCCGGGAGAAGAAGGGTGGGGCCGCCCGCCGCTGGCTCATCGCCCTGGCGATCGTCGCCGGTGTTGTGGCCGTCGTGGCGAGCATCATCACCTTCGCCACCGAGGTCGCCGGCGCGTGGCCGTTCTTGTTACTGGTCGGCGGGCTGGCCGCCACGATTGTTACGCTTGCCGTAATCGGCGACGTGCGACCGCTCACCGCGAGCGGCGCGGAACTCCGCGACTACCTGAAGGGCGTCACAGTGTATATCTCGCTGGCTGAAGCAGACCGGCTCCGGGTGCTGCAAAGCCCTGTGGGCGCGCTGCGCACGCCATACCGACCGGATGGTGCCGGTGCGGTTACGACCGAGCCCGTGCAGGTGCTCAAGCTTTACGAACGGCTGTTGCCCTACGCGGTGCTCACGGGCGAAGAAAAGCAGTGGTCGAAGGTCCTCGGCGACTATTACGACGGGACGCGGGAACAGCCGGACTGGTACGTCGGCACGGCTCCGTTCAACGCCGCCTACTTCGCGACGGGTGTGACCGCGTTCGCCTCGTCCACGTCGTCGGCCTGGTCGGGCAGCGCCTCGAGTTCGTCCAGTTCCGGCGCCGGCGGGGGCGGTTCCGTCGGTGGCGGCGGTGGCGGTGGCGGGGGAGGGGGCGTCTGA
- a CDS encoding DUF6804 family protein — translation MGTPAEPTFTRSALAPGLLGAIALLAGLALLDVDSFVIIRYVVSILALIICVFVIQAKSWWWLIGLVPIAVLWNPIVIIELHGQGWVSAQFIAALVFIIVGIRTKVPTAVHR, via the coding sequence ATGGGCACTCCGGCAGAACCTACCTTCACCCGGTCGGCCCTGGCACCCGGGCTGCTCGGCGCCATTGCCCTCCTGGCCGGACTCGCCCTGCTCGATGTCGACAGTTTTGTCATCATCCGCTACGTCGTCAGCATCCTGGCGCTCATCATCTGCGTCTTCGTCATCCAAGCCAAGTCCTGGTGGTGGCTCATCGGTCTGGTGCCCATCGCGGTGCTGTGGAACCCGATCGTGATCATCGAGCTGCACGGCCAGGGCTGGGTGTCCGCCCAGTTCATCGCCGCCCTGGTCTTCATAATCGTCGGCATCCGTACTAAGGTCCCGACGGCGGTGCACCGCTGA
- a CDS encoding SDR family oxidoreductase: MTERTTSPRRVLVTGATGYIGGRLVPRLLEAGADVRVLVRSPQKLTDVPWAKDVDIVEGDLGNPESLAKASTGIDVLYYLVHSMGAKGDFEQTEREAARNVATAAAAAGVSRIVYLGGLHPDTDTLSPHLRSRAEVGRILLASGVPTVAFQAGVVIGSGSTSFEMIRHLTDVLPYMPAPKWVRNFIQPIAVRDVLYYLLAAADVPADVNRTFDIGGPDVLRYGQMMNGYALEAGLHQRPIAALPVLTPWLASQWVNLVTPIPRSLAIPIIASLQYDCVMHEHDIDAVIPPPAGGLTTYRRAVRLALGRMRDGDVETSWQNAATEGASSNPLPSDPDWAGHLVYTDLKEKKTSAKPADLWRVIESIGGDNGWYSFPLAWAVRGWMDKLVGGVGLRRGRRHPDRLQTGDVLDFWRVERIDRGSFLRLRAEMLVPGRAWLEMRAEPTADGGSIYRQRAVFFPRGLGGRLYWFSILPFHGVIFTGMANRITEAAESEAATVHAETAVADSGVTDSAAGTPPESPETAEAAALT; encoded by the coding sequence ATGACAGAGCGAACAACTTCTCCGCGGCGAGTCCTCGTTACCGGTGCCACCGGATACATCGGTGGCCGGCTGGTTCCCCGGCTCCTCGAGGCAGGGGCAGACGTAAGGGTCCTGGTGCGCTCCCCGCAGAAGCTCACCGATGTGCCGTGGGCCAAAGACGTCGACATTGTCGAGGGCGACCTGGGCAACCCGGAGTCGCTGGCCAAGGCGAGCACGGGCATCGATGTGTTGTACTACCTCGTGCACTCGATGGGAGCCAAGGGCGACTTCGAACAGACCGAGCGTGAGGCCGCCCGGAACGTCGCCACGGCCGCGGCCGCGGCAGGGGTCTCCCGCATCGTGTACCTCGGCGGACTGCACCCGGACACCGATACCTTGTCGCCGCACCTGCGATCCCGCGCGGAGGTCGGCCGTATCCTGCTGGCCTCCGGCGTGCCGACCGTGGCGTTCCAGGCTGGCGTGGTGATCGGGTCCGGTTCCACCTCCTTCGAGATGATCCGGCATCTCACCGATGTGCTCCCGTACATGCCCGCGCCCAAATGGGTGCGCAACTTCATCCAGCCGATAGCCGTGCGCGATGTGCTGTACTACCTGCTCGCGGCGGCCGACGTGCCCGCCGATGTGAACCGCACCTTCGACATCGGTGGGCCCGACGTGCTGCGCTACGGCCAGATGATGAACGGCTACGCCCTCGAGGCCGGCCTGCACCAGCGTCCCATCGCCGCGCTCCCGGTGCTCACGCCGTGGCTGGCCTCGCAGTGGGTCAACCTGGTCACCCCCATCCCCAGGAGCCTGGCTATTCCCATCATCGCCTCGCTTCAGTACGACTGCGTGATGCACGAGCACGACATCGATGCGGTGATCCCGCCGCCCGCCGGCGGCCTCACCACGTATCGCCGGGCCGTTCGCCTGGCGCTGGGACGCATGCGCGACGGCGACGTGGAGACCAGCTGGCAGAACGCGGCTACCGAGGGCGCGTCGAGCAACCCGCTGCCCAGCGACCCCGATTGGGCCGGCCATCTCGTTTACACCGACCTCAAGGAAAAGAAGACGTCGGCCAAGCCGGCCGACCTGTGGCGCGTCATCGAGAGTATCGGCGGCGACAACGGATGGTATTCCTTTCCGCTGGCCTGGGCCGTGCGCGGCTGGATGGACAAGCTTGTCGGGGGAGTGGGGCTGCGACGTGGCCGGCGTCACCCCGACCGTTTGCAGACCGGTGACGTGCTCGACTTCTGGCGCGTGGAACGCATCGACCGGGGCAGCTTCCTGCGCCTGCGGGCGGAGATGCTGGTTCCCGGACGTGCCTGGCTGGAGATGCGGGCAGAGCCCACGGCTGACGGCGGCTCGATCTACCGGCAGCGCGCCGTGTTCTTCCCGCGCGGCTTGGGCGGCCGGCTCTACTGGTTCTCGATCCTGCCCTTCCACGGTGTGATCTTCACTGGCATGGCCAACCGCATCACGGAAGCAGCCGAGTCCGAGGCCGCAACCGTGCATGCGGAGACCGCCGTGGCCGACTCCGGTGTCACGGATTCCGCCGCCGGCACCCCGCCGGAAAGCCCGGAGACCGCCGAGGCCGCCGCCCTGACCTAG
- a CDS encoding DUF222 domain-containing protein codes for MAAAHAIRTGLGDIDTVVTGPVLATAVDELLQDARTLNVDQLLKRARRTRDSLDAAGIIVREHKAWDDRSLRVWTNPSGQVHLHGVFPPEQGAFILSTYDSLTSPRRGGVRFVDPARAKWAQSVRDDPRSTEQIAADSFLALLKAGTEINPHRILGGRQPSIRIITHQTTPGTAPTPTPPTPGTGTPATTGNPASTANPAATENPGRTGTPSDSGTTAPAGSSAFTGTDTPSGTSTPTWTFSTAPSPTPAPHLNGPARPDPLIPPGPTSHVDGPARPDRVIPPGSGLLLLRDLDEILAPPQTSPRTAT; via the coding sequence GTGGCTGCCGCGCACGCGATCCGGACCGGGCTTGGTGACATCGACACCGTCGTGACGGGGCCGGTGCTCGCGACCGCCGTGGACGAGTTGCTCCAGGATGCCCGCACCCTGAACGTGGACCAGTTGCTCAAGCGGGCCCGCCGCACCCGGGACTCCCTCGACGCGGCGGGCATCATCGTGCGAGAACACAAAGCGTGGGACGATCGCTCCTTGCGCGTGTGGACGAACCCGTCCGGCCAGGTGCACCTGCACGGGGTGTTCCCGCCCGAGCAGGGCGCGTTCATCCTCTCCACCTACGACAGCCTCACCAGTCCCCGCCGCGGCGGGGTGCGCTTCGTTGACCCGGCCCGCGCGAAGTGGGCCCAGAGTGTGCGCGATGACCCGCGCAGCACCGAACAGATCGCCGCGGACAGTTTCCTCGCTCTCCTCAAAGCCGGCACCGAGATCAACCCCCACCGCATCCTCGGCGGCCGCCAACCCTCTATCCGCATCATCACCCACCAGACCACCCCCGGCACGGCACCCACCCCGACGCCGCCTACCCCCGGCACCGGCACTCCTGCCACTACCGGGAACCCCGCCAGCACCGCGAATCCTGCCGCCACCGAGAACCCCGGCCGCACCGGCACCCCTTCCGACAGCGGAACCACTGCCCCCGCGGGGAGTTCAGCCTTCACCGGGACGGATACCCCCTCCGGCACCTCAACACCCACGTGGACCTTCTCTACCGCACCATCACCGACCCCGGCACCCCACCTCAACGGCCCAGCGCGGCCCGACCCGCTTATCCCGCCGGGCCCGACGTCCCACGTCGACGGCCCGGCCCGGCCTGACCGGGTGATCCCGCCGGGGTCGGGACTTCTCCTCCTGCGGGATCTGGACGAGATCCTCGCGCCGCCCCAGACCTCACCGCGCACGGCTACCTGA
- a CDS encoding DEAD/DEAH box helicase: MAYTRPQGAGRAGASSGRTRQRPRSRDDDAPIIPILARKVREVEAKAQSGTKLGPTNRTKYQVIALLMREERARVKADGELTDTNRAELLKRLDGIAQILAKTAARDTSLITLLEPDAGVSTVAQRFRRDWLLESGAELSPDELIITREPEAKPEVPQNQVIPQSVRARQLANPFLAPDFSAVQAQPVSSARRLANWELLGPLFKAFEYGSGGQAASMDLPEAPNVDRFSPRGMELMRHQARFIESARLGHRSYLLADEPGLGKTAQSLLAASVAGAYPLLAIVPNVVKMNWVREVELWTPHRRATVIHGDGDTLDAFADVVVVNYDVLDRHLAWLGTLGFKGMVVDEAHFIKNLQSQRSKHVLSLAEQIRRRTPGNNPLLMALTGTPLINDVDDFRAIWQFLGWIDGDKPTAKLMQRLEETGLTPADAGFYTAARAAVIDMGIVRRRKVDVAADLPAKRIADLPVELDSELGRSIQKAERELGARLVTRFKALVAARHPGVKAPVLTEDERAAYIRAVAHADLEESKGTTTGENVFTMVRKIGQAKAGLAADYAAQLAHSVGKVVFFAKHIDVMDAAEEIFAKRGLRTVSLRGDQSALARQAAIDSFNTDPEVAVVVCSLTAAGVGVNLQAASNVVLAELSWTAAEQTQAIDRVHRIGQAEPVTAWRIIAAHTIDARIAELIGSKQGLAARALDGADEELSPEDSVQASALVYVLTQALDGEL; encoded by the coding sequence ATGGCTTACACCCGCCCTCAAGGAGCGGGCCGTGCTGGTGCCAGCAGCGGTCGAACCCGGCAGCGCCCACGCTCGCGTGACGACGACGCCCCCATCATCCCGATCCTCGCCCGCAAGGTGCGCGAGGTCGAGGCGAAGGCCCAGAGCGGCACCAAGCTAGGCCCCACCAACCGCACCAAGTACCAGGTCATCGCCCTGCTCATGCGCGAGGAACGCGCGCGGGTCAAGGCCGACGGCGAGCTCACCGACACCAACCGCGCTGAGCTGCTCAAACGCCTCGACGGTATCGCCCAGATCCTAGCGAAGACCGCCGCCCGCGACACCAGCCTGATCACCCTGCTCGAACCGGATGCGGGTGTCTCCACCGTCGCACAGCGCTTCCGCCGAGACTGGCTGCTGGAATCCGGCGCCGAACTCAGCCCGGACGAACTCATCATCACCCGCGAACCCGAGGCCAAGCCCGAGGTTCCGCAAAACCAGGTCATCCCGCAGTCGGTGCGGGCCCGTCAGCTGGCCAACCCGTTCCTCGCCCCCGACTTCAGTGCCGTACAGGCTCAGCCGGTGTCCTCGGCCCGTCGCCTGGCCAACTGGGAACTGCTCGGCCCGCTGTTCAAGGCGTTCGAATACGGCTCAGGCGGCCAGGCCGCCAGCATGGACCTGCCCGAGGCCCCCAACGTCGACAGGTTCTCCCCGCGCGGCATGGAACTCATGCGGCACCAGGCCCGCTTCATCGAGAGCGCCCGCCTCGGCCACCGCAGCTACCTCCTCGCCGACGAGCCCGGCCTCGGCAAGACGGCGCAGAGTCTGCTCGCCGCATCCGTCGCCGGCGCCTACCCGCTGCTGGCGATCGTGCCCAACGTCGTGAAGATGAACTGGGTGCGCGAAGTCGAACTCTGGACGCCGCACCGCCGCGCCACCGTCATCCACGGCGACGGTGACACCCTCGACGCCTTCGCCGACGTGGTCGTGGTCAACTACGACGTTCTCGACCGCCACCTCGCCTGGCTCGGCACCCTCGGCTTCAAGGGAATGGTCGTCGACGAGGCGCACTTCATCAAGAACCTGCAGTCGCAGCGTTCCAAGCACGTACTCAGCCTCGCCGAGCAGATCCGCCGCCGCACCCCGGGCAACAACCCGCTGCTGATGGCTCTCACCGGTACCCCGCTGATCAACGACGTCGACGATTTCCGGGCCATCTGGCAGTTCCTCGGCTGGATCGACGGCGACAAGCCCACCGCCAAGCTCATGCAACGGCTGGAAGAGACCGGCCTCACGCCGGCAGACGCCGGCTTCTACACCGCCGCCCGGGCCGCCGTGATCGACATGGGCATCGTGCGTCGCCGCAAGGTCGACGTGGCCGCCGACCTGCCCGCCAAGCGCATCGCCGACCTGCCGGTGGAGCTCGACAGCGAGCTCGGCCGGTCGATCCAGAAGGCCGAACGCGAACTGGGCGCCCGACTGGTCACGCGGTTCAAGGCCCTCGTCGCCGCGCGTCACCCCGGCGTCAAGGCACCCGTGCTCACCGAGGACGAACGCGCCGCGTACATCCGCGCCGTCGCGCACGCCGATCTCGAGGAGTCCAAGGGCACCACGACCGGCGAGAACGTGTTCACCATGGTGCGCAAGATCGGCCAGGCCAAGGCCGGGCTCGCCGCCGACTACGCGGCCCAGCTCGCGCACTCGGTGGGCAAGGTCGTGTTCTTCGCCAAGCACATCGACGTGATGGATGCCGCGGAGGAGATCTTCGCCAAGCGCGGCCTGCGCACGGTGTCGCTACGCGGCGACCAGAGCGCCCTGGCCCGCCAGGCCGCGATCGACTCGTTCAACACCGACCCCGAGGTCGCCGTTGTGGTGTGTTCGCTCACCGCCGCCGGCGTCGGCGTGAACCTCCAGGCCGCCTCCAACGTGGTGCTGGCCGAACTCAGCTGGACCGCCGCAGAGCAGACCCAGGCCATCGACCGGGTGCACCGGATCGGCCAGGCCGAACCGGTGACCGCGTGGCGGATCATCGCCGCGCACACCATCGACGCGCGGATCGCCGAACTCATCGGCAGCAAGCAGGGCCTCGCGGCCCGCGCGCTCGACGGGGCCGACGAGGAACTGTCGCCCGAGGATTCGGTGCAGGCCAGCGCCCTGGTCTACGTGCTCACCCAGGCGCTCGACGGAGAGCTGTAA
- a CDS encoding 6-phosphofructokinase — MKIGILTSGGDCPGLNAVIRGAVLKGGRAYDSEFVGIRNGWRGLVQGEFMKLDRHSVRGLSRQGGTILGSSRTNPFEGENAGPENIQKTMDAEGIDAIIAIGGEGTLTAARRLTDAGIKIVGVPKTIDNDLAATDYSFGFNTAVEIATEAIDRLRTTADSHGRCMIVEVMGRHVGWIALHSGMAGGAHAILIPEQPQTIEQICAWVESVRDRGRAPVLVVSEGFLLAEMGEAHSHKGLDAFNRPRLGGISELIAPMVEERTGIEARATVLGHTQRGGAPSAYDRVLATRLGMAAVDAVVEGKWGSMVSLKGTDINTVSIADATMDLNRVTQARYDEAAVLFG, encoded by the coding sequence ATGAAGATCGGTATCCTCACCAGCGGTGGAGACTGCCCCGGCCTCAACGCAGTGATTCGGGGTGCTGTTCTCAAGGGAGGCCGCGCGTACGACTCCGAGTTCGTGGGCATCCGCAACGGCTGGCGTGGGCTGGTGCAGGGCGAGTTCATGAAGCTCGACCGTCACAGCGTCCGTGGCCTCTCCCGCCAGGGTGGCACCATCCTCGGCAGCTCCCGCACCAACCCGTTCGAGGGCGAGAACGCGGGCCCGGAGAACATCCAGAAGACCATGGACGCCGAGGGTATCGACGCCATCATCGCCATCGGCGGCGAGGGCACCCTCACCGCCGCCCGCCGTCTCACCGACGCCGGCATCAAGATCGTCGGCGTGCCGAAGACCATCGACAACGATCTCGCGGCCACCGACTACTCCTTCGGCTTCAACACCGCCGTCGAGATCGCCACCGAGGCCATCGACCGGCTGCGCACCACCGCCGACTCGCACGGCCGCTGCATGATCGTCGAGGTCATGGGCCGCCACGTGGGGTGGATCGCCCTGCACTCCGGCATGGCCGGCGGCGCACACGCCATCCTCATCCCCGAGCAGCCGCAGACCATCGAGCAGATCTGCGCCTGGGTCGAGAGCGTCCGCGACCGCGGCCGCGCACCCGTGCTCGTCGTCTCCGAGGGCTTCCTGCTCGCCGAGATGGGCGAAGCCCACTCGCACAAGGGCCTGGACGCGTTCAACCGTCCCCGCCTCGGCGGCATCAGCGAGCTCATCGCCCCCATGGTCGAAGAGCGCACCGGGATCGAGGCCCGCGCAACGGTCCTCGGCCACACCCAGCGTGGTGGCGCCCCCTCGGCCTACGACCGCGTGCTCGCCACCCGTCTGGGCATGGCGGCCGTCGACGCCGTCGTCGAGGGCAAGTGGGGTTCGATGGTCTCCCTCAAGGGAACCGACATCAACACCGTCAGCATCGCCGACGCCACCATGGACCTCAACCGGGTCACCCAGGCGCGGTACGACGAAGCAGCCGTGCTCTTCGGCTAA